The genomic segment ACTTAAATTTAAAGTTTGCAATGAAGGCCAAGCATCTTCACAGACTGTCTCATCTAAACGATTATTTACAAGTAAGTTATCATGAAAGTCCACATACACAAgtgatgaaaaatgttttgcaatatTGCATGGTACCATGAAAACTCTAGAGCTTACAATGGtgagtcttttcaggttttttaatTGTGACTCCAAACCTTCCAGGTcaaaaaacaagtgaaaatgtggaataattatatttattattgaTACTGTTTCAACAAAACTTTGCCCACTGCTTGCGATTTCTTCAGTATTCCAtgctccttttccttcaagTACACAATCGATTGCCTCTAACTCTTGCAAAGATGTGATTTGTTTCAGTAATACTAGTATTCGGCTTATATATTTATCTGTGAACCAAGCATCTTTAAATGTAAGTTTTCGTATCCTAAAAGGAAGTGTAGAGTTCTGCACTAAGCTTTTTTCTTCAATCtctaattttatttctctcactTCTAACCAAGTGACAGAGTGCAGAAGGTCCCTCACAATAGCTGCGAATACATTTGTATTTCTTAGGTTTATGATCATGTGATTTATCTTCTTAATCGATTTTAAACTTCCTGGCTCATACTGACTGAGATTACCACTATCAACCAACAACTCATCAAGAAGCTCAATGCCCTCAAAGTTCCCTTGCTTTATCGTGGAGAACCATGGGTTGCCCAGGTGGAGAGAGCTCAGGTTCCTCAGGCTAGAAAAGGGAGGGATTTCCCCCAGGTCTCTGTACGAATTGCCTCGAAGgtggaggtgctggagtgaaAAAAGGTGCCCAAACCACGCAGGGGACAAGTGAGCCAAGCTGTTATTTGATAAGTTCAAGAGCTCCAGCTTCCCAAGGGAGTGAAATGACTCCTCATCTATAGAGCTGATTTTGTTGGACTGCAGCAGCAGGGTTCTCAGGTTCACAGCCTGCTGCAGGTCCTGGGATCGGATGTGCTTTATCTTGTTGTAGGCCAGGTTTAACGTTGTGATTTTGCCTGTGAGCCCTGGAGGGATGAAGTCCAAGCCCATGGAAGAGCAGTTGCAAAGCTGAGTGGCATCACATGAAGGACAAGCCTGCTTCAGCACTTGCTCTTCAGAGAGGTTTCCAGCTAAGACCACGTAGATGGCCCATACTTGCCAGGTGCGTGTAGTTctggatttctgttttgtttggctggACATTTTGCTGTataaaagagagaggaaagatggTAGTGTTCACTTTTAGTTTTGAACAGCAACTGACAACAATTGAAAACCTGTGCAATTGTATTAGGAAGTTCAGATTAAACCTTTTTCTTGTAAGAGTCATCCTGCGACGTCTATAAACCTTTCCTAATTGGCCTGCAAAACTTCTCTTGGAGTACAGCCACATCATATTTGAACAATCATAAAGGAGCATTCTCAATGTCCTTGCCTTCTCGTGTGCTTGTTGGCTATGGCTCTCACCTCTTACATCTCTCATATTACAGCTCTCCCAGCAACGAAACCACAGCTGgatgtttcagatgtaaacagGGGAAGACCATTAGATCATGAGTGATCTGGATGAGTGAACTGAGTGTACCCTCAGTGAGTCtgcagacaacaccaaaatGGGCAGGAGAGTTGATCTGCTCTACAaggggatctggacaggctgggttgatgggctgaggccaattgtatggtgttcaacaaggccaagtgccaggtcctgcgcttgggtcacaacaactccaggcagtgctacaggctcggggaagagtggctggaaagctgcctggcagagagggatctcaGGATGTTGTTTGacaggcagctgaacatgaggcagcagtgtgcccgggtggccaaaaaggccaacagcatcctggtttgtatcaggaatagtgtgtcCAGCAGTACTAGGGCAGTGATTGTTCCCCTGTACTCCACAGTGCTGAGGTTTTACttcgaatcctgtgttcagttctgggcccctcactacagaggtgctggagagagttcggagaagggcaatgaagctggtgaggggtctggagcacaagtctgatgaggagcgtctgagggaactggagctgtttagcctggagaaaaggaggctaaggggagaccttatcgctgtctacagctacctgaaaggaagctgtagcatggagggtgttggtctcctcTCCCAAGTAAGAAGTAATAGGATGatgggaaatggcctcaggttatGCTGGGGGaggcttagattggatattaggaaaaaattattcaccaAAAGGGTTATCAAGTATTgaaacgggctgcccagggaagtggcgtgtagatgtggcacttagagacatggtttagtgatggacCTGTCAATGTTAGGTTAACAATAAGACTCAATGAatttaaaggtcttttcaaaACTTAATGACTCTATGACTCTAAATGCTCACAGCCTTCACAGCCTTAGCCTGTCCATCTAGTATGGCTTCCCATGAGGAAGAAGCCCAAACAGAGTGTGTCCTCCCTCTTGCCCCTTCAGGTGGGTTCTGGCTTCTGACACTGCAAACTTTCCCAGAAGAGATTTTGGGGTCCCCTGCATGGAGTCTTACCAGCCTCAAGGCTTCTAAAAAGCAGAACTCTCTAAGTCTCCTGGCACACCCTTTTATACAGTGTGTAAACAATTTACATTCTTTACTGGAAAGGCAGAACAAGTTGATGTGCAACCAAACAAGTCTATCATCCTTTTCTGTAAATCAGCAATGACAATACATGGGAATTAAATATTACCATCACCCGATAAGCCAGGGATGTAATTAGAACAATACCGATTTTAATACACAGAAGGGCTATGTTTCCTGCCATGGGTGCCAAGGAACATTTCACTTTTGGCTACACCAGGAAGTAAGTCACTTATCAATGCTCACAAGTTGCTGTCAACAGCTCCAGTACTGCAGACGAACAGCATTCCCAAATCCCGAATACGCGGAGATTAAATACTTACCTTGTGCAGTATATGCTGTATTTCAGTCTCCTCAGGTGCTGATGGTGTACTCTGTGATCCAAGTGGTCACCTCAcacctgaaagaaaaacacaagcagGAAACCCCTTGGCAGGTCTGATGCAACAATGCTCCTGGagtgagaaaatatttcagcttgtgCTTCTCAAATCAAACTTTATGTTTACGGTTTCCCAGCATCCTCTAACTACTCCTTCAGTGAAGCAGACCAGTTTGCATGGCTTTTCCTTAGTATCTGCTCCGCTAGAGAAACCATGGTTTCTGAAGAGTTCAGCATTGTCCAGCACACATGACACTGCTCTTCAAACAGACATTTCAGCCACGTGTATTGCTGCTTCTGACCAGGGACACAAAAATGAGCATAGACTGAGTTTGCACTTGCTTCTTTGCAAGCTGAAAGCAGATCTCTTTTCTCTTGTCAGTCATCGCCCATCACTGGAAAGGCTGATGCAACCATTTTGCGCAAGTCATTCTTTCACAATGACTTCCTCTGGCATTAGGTGCAGAAATAGTTCCTAAGCAGAACTGTATTCACCTCCCTGTGTCTCTGCTTTCGATACTTATTATTTGGTATGCTTTGGGAGGGTGTTAACTGCCCCGAGCAACAAAACATCCCAGCACAGTCAAGTTATTTTGTTGTGTAGGTTCTGTAAAATGCTAACAATGTATAGATTGAGATATATATTATATTGATATAAATGTTGGAGTCAAATTGTTTTGTCAAAGAGTGTACTAGAGAAACACTCCATGTAATCTCCTAGGACATTACAGTCATACATTATCAACAAACATAAAATGCATAAGAATGGGAATAATATTCTACCTGAAATAGAAGACATAATTTGAAAGAAAGTATCCCTCTGTAAGCATCCAAGGCAATCTTGAGAGGGGAGGTTTGATGATAGTTATTTTAGCCTGACTGAATGGAAACACACAGCTGGTCAAATGGCCAAATATGCTACATGCATAAAGGGTTTGGGGCTCTTCCTACCGGCTCTGAAAGGGAAAACCATTAATTTCAAACACCGAACCTTCCTGCTCCAgttcctgtgtttttttctgtgcacaAAAATTGTCATGGTCTGATGCCTACTTGCACCAAGACGTACCTGCCTGggagcagacagacagactgatTCCTGCCAGCTGCTTGGCCACGTGTCAGAGGGCCCATGGTGGCACAGTGCTCAAGGGTGGCAAAGCCCAGGCAGAAGCCTGACCGCATCTCATAACAACCTTCAGTCCTGCTACCTTAAAATCAGCATTGCACATTTGGTTGAAAACTTGACGCTTTCCAAAAAAGAGCATTGAAAGACTGAGATACCCTTGTATTTTCTGTCTGTTGCAGAGTATAGATGATAAGCCTAACaacatttttaatgcagttttacTGAGAAGGTGTGGGGGAAAAGAGGTGGAGCAGGCTGTGAGTCACAGCAGGGAAAGGAAATGAGTGAAGGGATGTCAACAACTTCCCAAAAACTGCCTCTTCCTTCGGGAACCTCTCAGCTGGAATAGTTCTAGTTCTTCAAAAAGAGAAGACCTTcagatttcaaaatgttttcaaatgttaGTTCTGGGTTTGATGTAACTCATTCCTACATGTTTTTGTCATCAAAATTGCAATCCCTTGATAAAACTAAATATGGTTAAATTTGTGAAGAGCTTTGAAGAAGATCACATATGAGGCCATGTACTTCACAGAATCggagaaccacagaatgttagggattggaaaggacctcaaaaggtcatctagtccaatccacctgccagagcaggaacacctagatgaggttacacaggaaggcgtcctggcgggttttgaatgtctccagagaaggagactccacaacccccttgggcagactgttccagtgttctgtcaccctcaatgagaagaagtttcttctcaaatttaagtgaaacttcctgtgttccagtctgtacccattaccccttgtcttatcattggttgtcactgagaagagcctggctccatcctcgtgacactcacccttcatatatttataaacattaatgaggtcacccctcagcctcctccaagctaaagagacccagctccctcagcctttcctcataagggaggtgctccactcccttaattgtctttgttgctctgcgctggactctctccagcagttccctgtccttcttgaactgaggggcccagaactggacacaatattccagatgtggtctcaccagggcagagtagaggggaaggagaacctttctcaacctactaaccaccccccttctaatacaccccaggatgccattggccttggccacaagagcacagtgctggctcatggtcatcctgctgtccaccaggacccccaggtccctttcccctatgctgctctctaataggtcgttccccaacttatactggaacttggggctgttcctacccagatgcaagactctacacttgtccttgttctatttcattaaatttttccttgcccagctctccagcctgtccaggtctcgctggatggcagcacagccttctggcatgtcagccactcctcccatcttggtgtcatcagcagacttgctgacagtgcactctattccctcatccaagtcactgatgaatatattgaataatactggtcccagtactgacccttgaggcactccactagatacaggcctccaactagactctgcaccattgaccacaactctctggcttctttccttcaggcAGTTCCCAGTctacctcactacccgatcatccagtccacacttcctcagtt from the Columba livia isolate bColLiv1 breed racing homer chromosome 4, bColLiv1.pat.W.v2, whole genome shotgun sequence genome contains:
- the LOC102084454 gene encoding toll-like receptor 2 type-1 produces the protein MSSQTKQKSRTTRTWQVWAIYVVLAGNLSEEQVLKQACPSCDATQLCNCSSMGLDFIPPGLTGKITTLNLAYNKIKHIRSQDLQQAVNLRTLLLQSNKISSIDEESFHSLGKLELLNLSNNSLAHLSPAWFGHLFSLQHLHLRGNSYRDLGEIPPFSSLRNLSSLHLGNPWFSTIKQGNFEGIELLDELLVDSGNLSQYEPGSLKSIKKINHMIINLRNTNVFAAIVRDLLHSVTWLEVREIKLEIEEKSLVQNSTLPFRIRKLTFKDAWFTDKYISRILVLLKQITSLQELEAIDCVLEGKGAWNTEEIASSGQSFVETVSIINIIIPHFHLFFDLEGLESQLKNLKRLTIVSSRVFMVPCNIAKHFSSLVYVDFHDNLLVNNRLDETVCEDAWPSLQTLNLSQNSLKSLKQTTNSVSRLPTLINLDISQNKFGEIPDVCDWPKNLRYLNLSSTQIPKLTSCIPPTLEVLDVSANNLKEFGLQLPFLKELYLTKNQLKTLPGAAPIPNLVALSVRRNKLNSFSREEFESFRKMELLDASGNNFICSCEFLSFIHHEARIAQVLVGWPDQYVCDSPLAVRGVQVGDVHLSLMECHRSLVVSLICVLVFLVILILVAVGYKFHAVWYLRMTWAWLQAKRKPKRAPPKDICYDAFVSYSENDSDWVENIMVRELEQACPPFRLCLHKRDFVPGKWIVDNIIDSIEKSHKTLFVLSEHFVQSEWCKYELDFSHFRLFDENNDAAILVLLEPIQSEAIPKRFCKLRKIMNTKTYLEWPPGEEQQNIFWENLKGALKS